One window of Chondrocystis sp. NIES-4102 genomic DNA carries:
- a CDS encoding phage SPO1 DNA polymerase-like protein yields the protein MAQHKFSSPLIGDRSAPVKFKPKLVCHSWAELETHTNNCHACGLHKYRTQVVAGRYSQKQAELLIIGEGPGQVEDEDGLAFVGDSGKLLDIMLESVGLESWYTTNVVRCRPPENRSPTKAECQSCWGFLQSEIALVKPKAILCLGKVAARTMLNTPTKFEKLLRIQHQYFEYPVWATYHPAYLLRQPQLSEHSPKWQVWQTLCQIKLYLEGCRLEKGDNSLLNL from the coding sequence ATGGCTCAACACAAATTTAGCTCGCCATTGATAGGCGATCGCTCTGCACCAGTTAAATTTAAGCCTAAGCTAGTCTGTCATAGCTGGGCAGAATTAGAAACTCATACAAATAATTGTCATGCTTGTGGGCTGCATAAATATCGGACTCAAGTAGTAGCGGGGCGGTACAGTCAGAAACAAGCAGAATTATTGATTATTGGTGAAGGACCAGGACAGGTAGAGGATGAGGATGGTCTAGCTTTTGTAGGTGATTCGGGTAAACTGTTGGACATTATGCTGGAGTCGGTAGGATTGGAGTCTTGGTATACAACCAATGTGGTACGCTGTCGTCCTCCAGAAAATCGCAGTCCCACCAAAGCTGAGTGTCAAAGTTGCTGGGGATTTTTGCAGAGTGAGATTGCTTTGGTTAAGCCCAAGGCGATTCTTTGTCTGGGTAAAGTGGCAGCTAGAACCATGTTAAATACCCCAACTAAGTTTGAGAAACTATTGCGGATTCAGCATCAATATTTTGAGTATCCAGTGTGGGCAACGTATCACCCTGCCTATCTACTCCGTCAACCACAGTTAAGCGAACACAGTCCAAAATGGCAAGTATGGCAGACTTTGTGTCAAATCAAGCTGTATTTAGAAGGCTGTCGCCTTGAAAAGGGCGATAACTCGTTATTAAATTTATAG
- a CDS encoding IS1 transposase, with protein MYLNGMGLRGIERVTDIHHTTIMNWIEEAGMELPDTPEEGEIPEITEIDELQTFVGSKKNKVS; from the coding sequence ATGTATCTCAACGGAATGGGATTGAGAGGAATCGAACGAGTAACAGATATTCATCATACGACAATTATGAACTGGATTGAGGAGGCAGGAATGGAATTACCTGATACACCTGAAGAAGGCGAAATACCTGAAATAACCGAAATTGATGAGCTACAGACGTTTGTTGGTAGTAAGAAAAATAAGGTCTCCTAA
- a CDS encoding IS1 transposase, with amino-acid sequence MVNHWQPGILLWTVGDRSSETFKRLWLTIKCWQSFWYVSDGYPVYPCFIQPEDHLVSKTYMTRVEGENTRLRHYLARLPSWARASIERLYVTQNQLKCSNIQFVCYSTI; translated from the coding sequence GTGGTAAACCATTGGCAACCAGGTATTCTATTATGGACAGTCGGCGATCGCAGTAGTGAAACATTTAAGCGTCTTTGGTTGACTATCAAATGTTGGCAAAGTTTTTGGTACGTGAGTGACGGTTATCCTGTTTATCCTTGTTTTATTCAACCAGAAGACCATCTTGTGAGTAAAACTTACATGACCAGAGTTGAAGGCGAGAATACTCGACTCAGACACTATTTGGCTCGTTTACCCTCATGGGCAAGGGCAAGCATCGAAAGACTTTATGTTACTCAAAATCAATTGAAATGCTCAAATATTCAATTCGTCTGTTACTCAACTATCTGA
- a CDS encoding DEAD-like helicase codes for MVDFKSKLGSKSIQKKINPVEIYDELDRRSETGPLRPLQKEILTEWYLHRKGEEDLILKLHTGQGKTLIGLLILQSKLNENKAPCLYVCPNKYLVEQTCSEAEKFGIGYVNIGNDNSLPAQFLNSQKILITHVQKLFNGKSIFGTGGKYQKVNTIILDDSHACIDFINESFKIRVNNQHPLYKKLLQLFEDDLKEQGEGSFLEIKEGNDYDILLPVPYWSWQDKKSELLEALLKHKNEQEVMFCWNLIKDDLDNCQCFFSGKQLEISTILSPVEKFGTFSKAQHKILMSATTQNDSFFIKGLGLNANAIKNSLIPKIEKWSGEKMIILPSVIHEDLKRDSIINLFAKVKIDAKFGRVVITSSFKKAEFYKNLGSVVTQSNTIIEEVKKLKVGNYSNTTVVVNRYDGIDLPDDACRILIIDSMPYSDSLTERYEEECRENSDLVNIKAAQKIEQGFGRSVRGEKDYSVILVIGDDLVKFLRSASSNRFFSNQTQKQIELGIEISQMAKEDILPQEHNPIKIIYDLIGQCINRDEGWKEFYKERMDESRNNRQQTVSKIDIFKILELERKAEESFCKNEPEKAISYMQSIINSCDIDECIEKGWYLQTLARYQYKLSKSESNKIQKSAYKKNSQLLKPKEGISYQKLSYISENRIKRINNWISSYKNHEELMMSVNEILENLSFGQPSEKFEKALQNLGNAIGFLSQRPDKEFKKGPDNLWCASKSDYFIFECKSEVEDSRNEITKTETGQMNNHCAWFEQEYNTEKVKRILIIPTKNVSAQGNFTHDVEIMRKGKLKSLRDNVKSFFKEFKDYILTEISDSKIQELITVHKLNIQSLKNEYSEKYYQQK; via the coding sequence ATGGTTGATTTTAAAAGTAAGCTAGGTTCAAAATCGATTCAGAAAAAGATAAATCCAGTTGAGATTTATGACGAATTAGATCGAAGAAGCGAAACAGGACCTCTTCGTCCATTACAAAAGGAGATACTAACAGAATGGTATTTACATCGAAAAGGAGAGGAAGACTTAATTTTAAAATTACATACTGGACAGGGCAAAACTTTGATTGGTCTTTTAATACTACAATCGAAATTAAATGAAAATAAAGCTCCTTGTCTATATGTATGTCCCAATAAATATTTAGTTGAACAAACCTGTTCAGAAGCAGAGAAATTTGGTATTGGATATGTCAATATTGGTAATGACAATTCTTTACCCGCTCAATTTTTAAATTCACAAAAGATTTTAATAACTCATGTTCAAAAACTTTTTAATGGTAAATCCATTTTTGGTACAGGTGGAAAATATCAAAAAGTTAACACAATTATTCTAGATGATTCACACGCTTGCATAGATTTTATTAATGAATCATTCAAAATAAGAGTTAACAATCAACATCCTTTATATAAGAAACTACTTCAGCTTTTTGAAGATGATTTAAAAGAGCAAGGAGAAGGTAGCTTTCTAGAAATAAAAGAAGGCAATGATTATGATATATTGCTGCCAGTACCTTATTGGAGTTGGCAAGATAAAAAATCAGAACTTTTAGAAGCATTACTAAAACATAAAAACGAGCAGGAAGTAATGTTTTGTTGGAATTTAATTAAAGACGATCTTGATAATTGCCAATGTTTTTTTAGTGGAAAACAACTAGAAATTTCAACTATCTTAAGTCCAGTAGAAAAGTTTGGTACTTTCAGTAAAGCTCAACACAAAATCTTAATGTCAGCTACAACCCAAAATGATTCTTTTTTTATCAAAGGACTTGGGCTAAATGCAAATGCTATTAAAAATTCACTGATTCCTAAAATTGAAAAGTGGTCTGGTGAAAAAATGATTATACTTCCATCAGTGATTCATGAAGATTTAAAGAGAGACTCTATTATTAATTTGTTTGCAAAAGTCAAAATTGATGCAAAATTTGGTCGAGTTGTAATTACATCTAGCTTTAAAAAAGCGGAATTTTATAAAAACCTAGGTTCTGTAGTTACTCAAAGTAATACTATTATTGAAGAGGTTAAAAAATTAAAAGTTGGTAATTATAGTAATACAACTGTTGTTGTTAATAGATATGACGGAATAGATCTTCCAGATGATGCTTGTCGTATTTTAATAATTGATTCAATGCCATATTCAGATTCTCTGACTGAAAGATATGAAGAAGAATGCAGGGAAAATAGTGATTTAGTTAATATTAAAGCTGCTCAAAAAATAGAACAAGGATTTGGTAGAAGTGTGAGAGGCGAAAAAGATTATAGCGTGATTCTTGTGATTGGAGATGATTTAGTTAAATTTCTTAGAAGCGCAAGTTCAAATAGATTTTTTTCAAATCAAACTCAAAAACAGATAGAGCTAGGAATTGAAATTTCCCAAATGGCAAAAGAGGATATTTTGCCACAAGAGCATAATCCCATCAAAATCATTTATGACCTAATTGGGCAATGTATAAATAGAGATGAAGGCTGGAAGGAATTTTATAAAGAAAGAATGGATGAAAGCAGGAATAATAGACAGCAAACAGTTTCCAAAATAGATATATTTAAAATTTTAGAGTTAGAAAGAAAAGCAGAAGAAAGTTTTTGTAAAAATGAACCAGAAAAAGCAATAAGTTATATGCAATCGATAATTAACTCTTGTGATATTGATGAATGTATAGAAAAAGGTTGGTATTTACAAACTCTTGCTCGTTATCAATACAAACTTAGTAAATCAGAGTCCAACAAAATTCAAAAAAGTGCCTATAAAAAAAATTCACAGCTCTTAAAACCTAAAGAAGGTATAAGTTATCAAAAACTAAGCTATATAAGTGAAAATAGAATCAAGAGAATTAACAATTGGATATCTTCATACAAAAACCATGAAGAACTTATGATGAGCGTCAACGAAATTCTTGAAAACTTGAGTTTTGGTCAACCTTCAGAAAAGTTTGAGAAAGCACTTCAAAACTTAGGTAACGCAATTGGTTTTTTAAGTCAAAGACCCGATAAAGAATTTAAGAAAGGTCCAGATAATCTTTGGTGTGCATCTAAGAGTGATTATTTTATCTTTGAATGTAAGAGTGAGGTTGAAGATTCGCGGAATGAAATAACTAAAACTGAAACGGGGCAAATGAATAATCATTGTGCCTGGTTTGAACAAGAGTACAATACAGAGAAGGTAAAAAGGATATTAATTATTCCTACGAAAAATGTTTCAGCACAAGGAAACTTTACCCATGATGTCGAAATTATGAGAAAAGGAAAACTTAAATCACTTAGAGATAATGTTAAATCTTTTTTCAAAGAATTTAAAGATTATATACTTACAGAAATTAGTGATTCTAAAATTCAAGAATTAATAACTGTTCATAAACTTAATATTCAATCACTTAAAAACGAATATTCTGAAAAATATTATCAGCAAAAATAA
- the dnaX_2 gene encoding DNA polymerase III gamma and tau subunits translates to MSLAVEYRPIRFDQIVGQSVAVNIAVASLNQPQIHTTYILVGSSGSGKTTLARIIARAINCKQRDGFEPCNQCDSCQAHLRNQHLDINEIDGADRNGVDDVREIIEQCKLNTVISKYRVYIIDEAHQMSKPAQNALLKILEEPPRNTIFLLCTTEEDKLLETIRSRARILRFNTVNRDLVIGYLNSVAHNEKIPLTEEEANIIYDYNKGSIRQCLQTLGTISPQVTVADLCPQISLHEIQNLFLAFEMRDYLTINNIVQRIIEQGFYPKQLLISLVDTAINMMTMPNIKSEFIFNLNRVLEVILPAVNRLGTSSNAVTNCRLALYEAITVWQPKKENTAENSIRDELIHNHHQATNTPLQTDFRQVPTPQTQVHPQVQLLTLVSQSVHQPLAFQTSHQTSQIVQGACI, encoded by the coding sequence ATGAGTTTAGCCGTAGAATATAGACCAATTCGTTTCGATCAAATTGTGGGACAGTCAGTGGCAGTAAATATTGCTGTTGCCAGTCTCAATCAACCACAGATTCACACTACTTATATCTTGGTTGGTTCATCTGGTTCTGGTAAAACCACTTTAGCTAGAATTATTGCCAGAGCTATAAACTGCAAACAGCGGGATGGTTTTGAACCCTGTAATCAATGTGATTCCTGTCAAGCTCACCTACGAAACCAACATTTAGACATTAATGAGATTGATGGTGCTGACCGTAACGGTGTTGATGATGTCAGAGAGATTATTGAACAGTGCAAACTTAATACTGTTATCTCTAAATACAGAGTTTATATTATTGATGAGGCACATCAAATGAGTAAGCCCGCACAAAACGCTTTACTCAAGATCCTTGAAGAACCACCACGTAATACTATCTTCTTGTTGTGTACGACTGAAGAAGACAAGCTCTTGGAGACTATTAGATCTAGAGCTAGAATCTTGAGATTTAATACTGTCAACCGAGATCTAGTTATAGGTTATCTAAATAGTGTTGCCCATAACGAAAAGATCCCATTAACTGAGGAGGAGGCAAACATAATCTATGACTACAACAAAGGTTCGATTAGACAATGTTTGCAGACTTTGGGAACAATTTCCCCCCAAGTAACCGTAGCAGATCTATGTCCCCAAATCAGTCTACATGAGATTCAAAATCTATTTCTTGCCTTTGAGATGAGGGATTACTTAACTATCAATAACATTGTTCAGAGGATAATAGAGCAAGGCTTTTATCCCAAACAATTGTTAATTAGCTTGGTGGATACAGCCATTAATATGATGACTATGCCCAATATCAAATCTGAGTTTATCTTTAATCTCAATCGGGTCTTAGAAGTAATTCTACCAGCCGTCAATCGCTTAGGGACGAGTTCCAATGCAGTTACTAACTGTCGCTTGGCTTTGTACGAAGCAATTACAGTTTGGCAGCCGAAGAAAGAGAATACAGCAGAAAATTCAATAAGAGACGAGCTAATCCATAATCATCATCAAGCTACAAATACTCCTCTTCAGACTGATTTTCGACAAGTACCAACACCTCAAACTCAAGTTCATCCCCAGGTTCAATTGCTTACACTAGTATCGCAATCAGTTCATCAACCTCTTGCCTTTCAAACTAGCCATCAAACTAGTCAGATTGTCCAAGGAGCGTGTATCTGA
- a CDS encoding ISSoc10, orfB transposase translates to MEQNRCGINACPLICHLPELKDRPDFYSQKRDLVNSKKLFPEYKELPSHTLQDVIARVEKTMSRWLSGDSNGKRSGKPRFKGQGRYRSISFPDPVKPKHIDGRFIQLPKIGRLKLILHRPLPDGFAVKTAMITRKVDGYYITLSLQDSSVPEHTPAMPTMDNTMGIDLGLKSFLVDDSGEKVEIPQHYRKVEKRLKRLQRSLSRKKKSSNRRKKAIKRVSKEHLKVSNQRKDFHYKTVQKLLFQGKHVAHEKLNIKGIAKTRLAKSTHDAGWGQFLQILSIKAEKAGLLAMAVNPNGTSQNCSGCGTKVPKELKDRIHACHECGLTLDRDHNAAINIKYLAVGHSVGKAQVTSDAIAGVTEKPALYA, encoded by the coding sequence GTGGAGCAAAATCGTTGTGGCATCAATGCTTGTCCGCTCATTTGCCACTTACCAGAGTTAAAAGACCGTCCTGACTTTTATTCTCAAAAACGGGATTTGGTCAATTCCAAGAAACTGTTTCCCGAATACAAAGAATTACCGTCTCACACCCTACAAGATGTGATTGCACGAGTAGAGAAGACTATGAGCCGATGGTTAAGTGGCGATAGCAACGGTAAGCGAAGTGGCAAACCACGATTCAAAGGGCAAGGACGCTATCGCTCGATCTCCTTTCCTGACCCCGTAAAACCAAAGCATATTGATGGACGATTCATTCAACTGCCCAAAATCGGTAGGCTGAAGCTGATTCTACATCGTCCATTGCCTGATGGGTTTGCCGTCAAAACCGCGATGATTACTCGCAAAGTGGACGGATATTACATCACGTTATCATTGCAAGATTCATCTGTTCCCGAACATACTCCAGCAATGCCGACAATGGATAACACGATGGGCATTGATCTGGGATTGAAGTCCTTCCTGGTCGATGACTCAGGGGAAAAAGTCGAAATTCCACAGCATTATCGCAAAGTTGAAAAGCGACTGAAGCGGTTGCAGCGTTCTCTATCACGCAAGAAGAAAAGCTCGAATCGCCGCAAGAAAGCGATAAAAAGAGTCTCTAAGGAGCATCTGAAAGTCTCAAATCAGCGCAAAGACTTTCATTACAAAACAGTTCAAAAGCTTTTATTTCAAGGAAAGCACGTTGCACATGAAAAGCTAAATATTAAAGGCATTGCCAAAACACGACTGGCAAAGTCAACCCATGATGCTGGATGGGGTCAATTCTTGCAAATTCTCTCAATCAAAGCTGAAAAAGCTGGATTGCTTGCAATGGCTGTGAATCCAAACGGTACATCTCAAAACTGCTCTGGATGCGGTACGAAAGTCCCAAAAGAACTAAAGGACAGAATTCATGCTTGTCATGAATGCGGACTGACGCTTGACCGTGACCACAACGCAGCAATTAACATCAAATATCTGGCGGTAGGGCATTCCGTCGGTAAAGCTCAGGTAACGTCCGATGCAATAGCAGGAGTCACTGAGAAGCCCGCTCTGTATGCGTAG